CTTTAGACGTTCCCGTTCCCGTTCGCCCCCAACGCTTATCAACGGCAGGTAATCGACATGGACATGGcccccaaaaacaacaaactcccTGCCCGAACGACCGGGGCACCGATCGAACAATTTTCCAATCCTTGGTCCAATGCCCCCAAGTCCAAGAACTGGCAGAGCAGGAGGGAGGAGAGAACGCCTAATTTGCATATACAGCACGGAACCAGGACCACGGCCATTGGCGTGTGAGCACGGCGATtcacggagcagcagcagcagcagctaagCAAACGGACCAAcggaacaaacaacaacaacacagcaacGGGGTACAATGATCCTTTGCCCGTATTCATTGTCGCAGTGTCAAGCTAAACCAGTCGGGACAAAAATGGGCCCGCAAGTCATTCTTGCGGCAAGCCCTGTGCCAAGGGAACTgttggtaaaaaaaaaggaaaacaacgcacacacacaaacacaagcacgAGAGGAAAGGGTGAAGCACTGTCTAACCTCAAAACGGGTACGCGGACGCACGGACGGACTTAGGGCACCGAAACTTTGCACGAAACATCCCGCGAATTGGCCATTACTTGGCGCGACTGGTGCCAACTCACCGTGACCattcgattgattttttttttttttgcttgttgatTATAGGGGGAGGattctgctgttgttgttgctgttgttggctGTTGGTCATGGTTCCGTGTCCTCCAAGTGGGTGCACGGAGGACACCCGGGAGCATTGGTGATGGAAGGATGGTTTGTTTATTGATGTTGTTATGGAGATGTTTGAACCTCGGTTACTTTGCGCGGAGCGATGAAACAGCACATTGTGCCAAGTTTGAGGCGTTTGCTGTCCTagagagggagcgagagaTGCAACAATCGTAAGAATAGTTTGAACGATGTCGTATTACATTTTTTCTcactttctctatctctctctatctctctttgtCAGTTGCCATTAAGTGATCACCAGAAGCTTCCAGAGTATAATGCTGAAATGTGGCAGGTTTAGGTGCCTCAAGTCAATATCTCAAAGTTTTTGGTCCGTATTGGAAACACTTTGATCCTCAAACGCGTATGTAAAAGCTTTTTTGGTGAGAACTGCGAAATTGAATACACTTTGGTTCTTCAATTTGAATTATCTCGGAAGCGTCCCAAACATGATCCAAGCATTGGAAATTCTTGGAGTTTGTATCGTGTGTCTGTCATGTCTTTGAAGCATTCAAAGTGTTAATCAATTTTTGCTGCAGCTCTAATACCTGTAGTAGAATGATAGAACTGAGATCACTTTGGTTCTTTAATACATACCTCTGAAGTATTGAGATCATGAGGCTAGAATTAGAATACCATATCTCTTGTCTCAAATCTTGTTGGTCGTATCTCTGATGTCGCTGGTATTGAAAACACTTGGGCGTTTCTCTGAAGCTTTTGAGGAACAGCTTGAATTTTAACTATCGAATGCTTCATCTCGAGTATCTGCTGCGACCAGAGCAGAATGCTATAATTGAAAGCAGTCGTTTCCACTTCTCTGAAGCATCCACAGCAAATTACTACAATTGGAATCACTTCAGTCCTGCAACGTGTATCTCTGAAGCTTCCCGATAAGAACAGCCAAAGATGAAAACGCTTTGGTTCTTTAATACGTATCTCTGAAGCGTTCAGAACATCTAGGAATTTTTGATATTACTGGAActtgaaaacaacatttaaaCTATTGGAATTTGAATATTCCAACACGAACATCTGAAGCATTCAGATCAGAATGCTATAATTGAAAATCACTAGAGTTGGAAAGACTTTGGAGATCGAATCTCTAAGTTTTCTGAGCATGATCCACAAATTATTAACACTTGAATATAGGCAGAGCGTGTCTCTGGTATAGCTGAAATTGCAAACACTTGGGCTATTCACTGAAGCATTCAGAGCACAGTGCCAGAATTCAAAACACTAATTTCCTTATCTATGAACCAATCAGAGCAGAATGGTGGACACACTTTTGGTACTTCAATTGGTACTTCAGTCGTTCAAAATTGGGATCGCTTTGATCGGGTGTTGTGTATCTCTGCTCAAATGTGATAATCCCAAGTATTCGGAGCAGAACAATATAACCGAAAACACTTCGGCTCGCGTATCTAACGTACTACCGAGGCTAGAATTGCACATTTCTTCTTGAAGCATCCAGCACATAGTTCTGTAATTCTGAAAATCTCAGATCCTCGAACAGCGCGCTGGTCGAATTGGAGCTGCTGTGGAGTTGAAATTGCACCTCGTAAGATTGATAGTAGAATAGTCGAGTCGGGCTCCATTTTGCATTTGCTTGAGAAAAGATCACTTTATTCCAATGTCCGAATCACGATTGTCCCGGCATCGCaccgagcaaaaaaaaaaaaagaaggcgcAAAATCCCCCCACCCATCCATGAGCGACACTACATCCACCGACCGGCAGATGCGGTGCAAACCCATGGCATCCGGGGCACTTTTCacccctttttttttagttgcaAGGAGCGACACCGAACGCACCAGGCACCACACTCACACCTTAGTCCTTCTTGACGCTCGCCTTGATGAGCGACAGGTTGTTCTTCTGGAAGCACTGGAAGCCCCGGAACGCCCAGTGGCACACGTTGCCGTCGGTGTTGCTGCCCGCGCACTTGACGATCTCCTCGCGCACCTCGTCCGCGTCGCGGCCGTGGGCGAGCTGCACCACCAGGTTGTCCACGATCGGACCGTTCGTGTCGTCGAACAGCTGCATCTTGTTGAAGATGCACTTGATGTAGCACTGGGTGGTGTCGTCCTCCGGGAAGTTCCACGACTTGTACTTCTCCACCAGCTCGTCCGACACGCCGAGCGACTTGACGCACTCGGCCCGGTACGCCAGCAGGTCCTCGCGCGTCTGCACCACAAACTCGGCGCTCACCTGGCGGTGCAGAACAAGGGCGGTTTGCGTTAGCTCCTGGCGGGTCGGTGCTTCAGCGATCCTCGAACTTCGTGTACTTACCACCGCGGTGAAGGCTAGGAGGGCAACCACAAACTTCAACATCGTTGCGAATCTCGAGCACTGGAGGACGTGTGGGgtgagttgctgctgctgctggtgcaccTTTCAAGTACGGGGCAAAAACACGGACTGATGGCTACACTAGACCCGCTCGCCGGCTTTTATAatccccagcagcagcatcattcaTCCCAACCCGTGGGCAAGATCCCGCTCGTCCCGaacaatcagcagcagcagcagcagcattgatTTGCTCCACTTATTTACTTGA
The Anopheles arabiensis isolate DONGOLA chromosome X, AaraD3, whole genome shotgun sequence DNA segment above includes these coding regions:
- the LOC120906247 gene encoding general odorant-binding protein 99a, translating into MLKFVVALLAFTAVVSAEFVVQTREDLLAYRAECVKSLGVSDELVEKYKSWNFPEDDTTQCYIKCIFNKMQLFDDTNGPIVDNLVVQLAHGRDADEVREEIVKCAGSNTDGNVCHWAFRGFQCFQKNNLSLIKASVKKD